The following coding sequences lie in one Flavobacterium cyclinae genomic window:
- the murD gene encoding UDP-N-acetylmuramoyl-L-alanine--D-glutamate ligase, giving the protein MRLVVLGGGESGVGTAILGKKKGYDVFVSDFGKIKENYKEVLTINGIAWEDEKHTEDLILNADVVMKSPGIPEKAPIVKKLIEKGIPVISEIEFAIQFTDATTVGITGSNGKTTTTLLTYHLLKQGGLNVGLAGNIGKSFAWQVAENKFDIYVLELSSFQLDGIINYKPHIAILTNISPDHLDRYNYDYSLYINSKFRITKNQTEADYLIYDNEDEAIQNWLKNNKIKANKVPFSLTEKPENDGGFIKDNNINSTIKNELFTMPINELALEGKHNIKNAMAATAVAQLLNIRKQTIRESLTNFQGVEHRLEKVLKIQGVQYINDSKATNVNSVFYALDSMTTPTVWIVGGVDKGNDYDELMPLVREKVKAIVCLGVDNTKISNAFNNVVDVMVETTSMSEAVQLAQRLAEKGDSVLLSPACASFDLFENYEDRGKQFKQAVHNL; this is encoded by the coding sequence ATGCGACTGGTAGTTTTAGGCGGAGGCGAAAGTGGAGTAGGAACCGCCATCTTAGGAAAGAAAAAAGGATACGATGTATTCGTGTCAGATTTTGGAAAAATAAAAGAAAATTATAAAGAAGTTCTTACTATTAATGGAATCGCTTGGGAAGATGAAAAGCATACAGAAGATTTAATTCTAAATGCCGATGTAGTAATGAAAAGCCCTGGAATTCCCGAAAAAGCACCGATTGTAAAAAAGTTAATCGAAAAAGGTATTCCAGTAATTTCTGAAATCGAATTTGCTATTCAATTTACAGATGCAACAACGGTTGGAATCACCGGAAGTAACGGAAAAACAACCACAACGCTTTTGACGTATCATTTGTTAAAACAAGGTGGTTTAAATGTTGGATTAGCGGGTAATATTGGAAAAAGTTTCGCTTGGCAAGTAGCCGAAAACAAATTCGACATCTATGTTTTAGAATTAAGTAGTTTTCAATTAGATGGTATCATCAATTATAAGCCACATATTGCGATTTTGACCAATATTAGTCCAGATCATTTAGATAGATACAATTACGATTATAGTTTGTATATCAATTCAAAATTTAGAATTACAAAAAACCAAACAGAAGCCGATTATTTGATTTATGATAATGAAGATGAAGCGATTCAAAATTGGTTAAAAAACAATAAGATAAAAGCAAATAAAGTGCCTTTTTCATTAACAGAAAAACCTGAAAATGACGGAGGATTTATAAAAGACAACAACATCAACAGTACTATTAAAAACGAATTATTTACTATGCCAATCAACGAACTAGCACTAGAAGGAAAACACAACATTAAAAATGCAATGGCAGCAACAGCTGTGGCGCAATTGTTGAACATTAGAAAACAAACCATCAGAGAAAGTTTGACTAATTTCCAAGGAGTAGAGCACCGTTTAGAAAAAGTATTAAAAATTCAAGGAGTGCAATACATTAATGATTCTAAAGCTACGAATGTAAATTCGGTTTTTTATGCTTTAGATAGTATGACTACTCCAACCGTATGGATTGTAGGTGGTGTTGATAAAGGAAATGATTACGATGAGTTAATGCCTTTAGTTCGTGAAAAAGTAAAAGCTATCGTTTGCCTAGGTGTTGATAATACAAAAATTAGCAACGCATTTAATAATGTGGTAGATGTGATGGTAGAAACCACTTCAATGTCTGAAGCAGTTCAACTGGCGCAACGTTTAGCAGAAAAAGGGGATAGTGTTTTATTATCACCAGCTTGTGCAAGTTTCGATTTATTTGAAAACTACGAAGATAGAGGAAAACAATTCAAACAAGCCGTTCATAATTTGTAA
- a CDS encoding FtsW/RodA/SpoVE family cell cycle protein, whose product MFDIIGKIRGDKTIWAIVFLLALVSFLPVYSASTNLVYVIGNGTTIGHLFKHAVHVGLGFGIIYWIHKMPYHYFKALSIFGIPLVALLLVYTLLKGTEIGGANASRWIQIPFVGVSFQTSTLAFIVIMVYVARYLAKVSDKVYSFKESFLELWVPVGAVLVLILPANFSTTALIFAMICMLIFIGQYPLKYLGYVLGMGIAALLLFLLLAKAFPDNKFFSRVSTWEKRIERFTKDTPNEDDYQIEKAKIAIASGGVIGLGAGKSVQKNFLPQSSSDFIFAIIVEEWGLVGAVTIIGLYLLLLIRFVINAQKASSLFGKLLIIGLGFPIIFQAFVNMGVAVELLPVTGQPLPLISSGGTSIWMTCIAVGIILSVTKKEEEVALDLEEKRKRDEALQQIIDAQVALNEEKEADENQQKINDIKSSIRESLIEDENGDVLVNGQNPMNAVLNKK is encoded by the coding sequence ATGTTCGATATCATAGGTAAAATAAGAGGAGATAAAACCATTTGGGCCATAGTTTTTCTGTTGGCTTTAGTTTCTTTTTTGCCTGTGTATAGCGCTAGTACTAACTTAGTTTACGTTATCGGAAACGGAACAACAATCGGACATTTATTTAAACACGCAGTGCATGTTGGTTTAGGTTTTGGTATTATTTATTGGATTCATAAAATGCCTTATCATTATTTCAAAGCCTTATCCATTTTTGGTATTCCTTTAGTTGCATTGCTATTGGTTTACACGTTACTCAAAGGAACAGAAATTGGCGGTGCAAATGCCAGTCGTTGGATTCAAATTCCGTTTGTAGGAGTGAGTTTTCAAACCTCTACTTTGGCATTTATTGTAATAATGGTTTATGTAGCGCGCTATCTAGCAAAAGTTAGCGATAAAGTGTATTCATTTAAGGAATCATTTTTAGAATTATGGGTGCCTGTTGGCGCGGTTTTAGTACTGATTTTACCAGCCAATTTTTCAACAACAGCCTTAATTTTTGCCATGATTTGCATGCTAATTTTCATCGGACAATATCCTTTAAAATATTTAGGATATGTTTTAGGAATGGGAATTGCTGCACTTTTATTGTTCTTATTATTAGCCAAAGCATTTCCAGATAATAAATTCTTCAGCAGGGTAAGTACTTGGGAAAAACGTATTGAGCGTTTTACAAAAGACACGCCAAACGAAGATGATTACCAAATTGAAAAAGCAAAAATCGCCATCGCTTCTGGTGGAGTTATTGGATTGGGAGCCGGAAAGAGTGTTCAGAAAAATTTTTTACCACAATCTTCTTCCGATTTTATTTTCGCCATTATCGTAGAAGAATGGGGATTAGTAGGAGCAGTAACTATCATCGGATTGTATTTGTTATTGTTGATTCGTTTTGTAATCAATGCTCAAAAAGCTTCTAGTTTATTCGGAAAATTATTAATCATCGGACTCGGATTCCCAATCATATTTCAAGCTTTTGTGAATATGGGAGTTGCTGTAGAATTATTACCAGTTACAGGTCAGCCATTACCGTTGATTAGTAGTGGAGGAACTTCTATTTGGATGACATGTATTGCTGTCGGAATCATATTAAGTGTTACTAAGAAAGAAGAAGAAGTGGCTTTAGACTTAGAAGAAAAACGCAAACGTGATGAAGCTTTACAGCAAATTATTGATGCGCAAGTGGCTTTGAATGAAGAGAAAGAAGCCGATGAAAATCAGCAAAAAATAAACGATATTAAAAGTTCGATTAGAGAATCTTTAATTGAAGATGAAAACGGAGATGTGCTTGTAAACGGACAAAATCCAATGAACGCAGTTTTAAATAAAAAATAA
- the mraY gene encoding phospho-N-acetylmuramoyl-pentapeptide-transferase, with protein sequence MLYYIFQYLDKAFDVPGAGVFQYITFRSALAFILSLSIATIYGKKIINYLRKQQVGETVRELGLEGQTQKAGTPTMGGIIIILATLIPVLLLAKLNNIYIIMLIVTTLWMGTIGFIDDYIKIFKKDKQGLKGIFKVIGQVGLGLIVGTVLYLSPDVTVRKDTMAARIKIENNIKPADLQEKSTATTIPFMKNNEFDYAEVLSFMGDDYKDYAWLIFIPMVILIITAVSNGANLTDGIDGLAAGTSAISVLTLGIFTFVSGNIIFSDYLNIMYIPNSGEMTIYIAAFVGALVGFLWYNAYPASVFMGDTGSLTIGGIIAVIAISIRKELLIPVICGIFLAENLSVMIQVSYFKYTKKKFGEGRRIFLMSPLHHHYQKKGYHESKIVTRFWIVGILLAIFSLVSLKLR encoded by the coding sequence ATGTTATATTACATTTTTCAATACTTAGACAAAGCCTTTGATGTTCCTGGAGCAGGAGTTTTTCAATATATAACCTTTCGCTCGGCATTAGCGTTTATTTTATCGCTATCAATTGCTACCATTTACGGTAAAAAAATTATCAACTATTTAAGAAAACAACAAGTTGGGGAAACGGTTCGAGAACTAGGATTAGAAGGGCAAACCCAAAAAGCTGGTACGCCAACAATGGGAGGGATTATTATCATCTTGGCTACTTTAATTCCGGTTTTATTGTTAGCTAAATTGAATAATATTTACATTATTATGTTGATAGTAACCACCTTATGGATGGGGACTATTGGTTTTATAGATGATTACATTAAAATCTTCAAAAAAGACAAACAAGGTTTAAAAGGAATTTTCAAAGTAATTGGTCAGGTAGGTTTAGGATTAATTGTAGGAACAGTTTTGTATTTGAGTCCAGATGTAACCGTTAGAAAAGATACAATGGCAGCACGTATTAAAATTGAAAATAATATTAAACCTGCTGATTTACAAGAAAAGTCTACCGCTACGACTATTCCATTTATGAAAAACAATGAGTTTGATTATGCAGAAGTGTTGTCATTTATGGGAGATGATTACAAAGATTATGCTTGGTTGATTTTTATTCCAATGGTGATATTAATTATCACAGCCGTTTCAAATGGAGCCAATTTAACAGATGGAATTGATGGATTAGCAGCAGGAACTTCGGCAATTTCAGTGCTTACGCTTGGAATTTTTACTTTCGTTTCGGGTAATATTATTTTTTCAGATTATTTGAATATTATGTATATCCCTAATTCTGGAGAAATGACAATTTATATTGCAGCATTCGTTGGAGCTTTAGTTGGATTTTTATGGTATAATGCTTATCCAGCATCAGTATTCATGGGAGATACAGGAAGTTTAACTATTGGTGGAATCATTGCTGTAATTGCTATTTCAATCCGTAAAGAATTATTAATTCCGGTTATCTGCGGTATTTTCTTAGCCGAAAATTTATCGGTAATGATTCAAGTGAGTTATTTTAAATATACCAAAAAGAAATTTGGCGAAGGAAGAAGAATTTTTCTTATGTCGCCCTTGCATCACCACTATCAGAAAAAAGGATATCATGAAAGTAAGATTGTAACTCGTTTTTGGATTGTCGGAATTTTGTTAGCGATTTTCTCATTGGTTTCTTTAAAATTAAGATAA